The following proteins come from a genomic window of Diprion similis isolate iyDipSimi1 chromosome 8, iyDipSimi1.1, whole genome shotgun sequence:
- the LOC124409879 gene encoding D-2-hydroxyglutarate dehydrogenase, mitochondrial, with protein MLSALRQLRNARKGGTALRHAKIKESATVLFATDAVAALKPEPTAVRYKVTRGPYATVTDSHLRFFDDLLGKDRLITDPDECESYNVDWVKMVRGCSRVVVKPKTTEEVSEILRYCNVNRLAVCPQGGNTGLVGGSVPVFDEIVLSTSLMNNIIEVDNISSTLVCQAGCVLETLENHLAQSGMMMPLDLGAKGSCQIGGCVSTNAGGLRLLRYGNLHGNLLGLEAVKANGEIVNCLNTLKKDNTGYHLKHLFIGSEGTLGIVTKIAIQCPTLPKAVSVALLGVDNFEDLLKTYQLAKAELAEVLSSCEMIDRASMSVCTDNLGLKNPLVLNNDGYEFYMLIETAGSETRHDEEKLNQFLEKAMEKEIVKNGTIATEPTKIKNIWQLRERITEGVMRDGYVFKYDISVPLPNFYKTVQVLREHLKDPRIKRIAGYGHIGDGNIHVQVSIPEYIDEIAHQVEPFIFEYVSKLKGSVSAEHGIGFKKTKFLHLSKDESAIKLMHELKQMMDPNRILNPYKVLPSL; from the exons ATGTTGAGCGCTTTGCGACAGCTGCGAAACGCTAGGAAGGGCGGCACGGCTCTCCGGCATGCGAAAATCAAGGAGTCGGCAACGGTGCTTTTCGCCACGGACGCCGTCGCTGCACTCAAACCTGAACCCACCGCTGTCAGGTACAAGGTGACACGTGGACCGTACGCCACGGTCACCGACAGCCATCTACGCTTCTTCGACGATCTTCTCGGCAAGGACAGGCTTATAACTGATCCCGACGAATGCGAGAGTTACAACGTCGATTGGGTTAAAATGGTCAGAG GGTGCAGTCGTGTCGTTGTGAAGCCAAAAACGACGGAAGAGGTTTCAGAGATACTCCGATATTGTAATGTAAACCGACTAGCTGTATGTCCTCAGGGCGGAAACACTGGACTTGTTGGCGGCAGTGTACCTGTTTTCGATGAAATCGTTCTCTCCACCAGTCTCATGAACAACATTATCGAAGTTGATAATATTTCAA GCACATTGGTCTGCCAAGCTGGCTGTGTTCTAGAGACTTTGGAAAACCATTTAGCACAATCAGGGATGATGATGCCGTTGGATTTAGGTGCTAAAGGTAGCTGTCAAATTGGCGGTTGTGTTTCTACAAATGCTGGCGGTCTTCGACTCTTGCGTTATGGGAACTTGCACGGCAATTTGTTGGGGCTTGAAGCC GTGAAGGCAAATGGTGAAATTGTAAATTGTTTGAATACCTTAAAGAAAGACAATACTGGATACCACCTGAAACATCTATTTATCGGATCAGAGGGTACTCTGGGTATCGTCACGAAAATTGCCATTCAGTGCCCTACACTTCCGAAAGCTGTGAGCGTGGCTTTGCTAG GTGTGGATAATTTTGAGGACTTATTGAAGACTTATCAGTTGGCAAAGGCGGAATTAGCGGAGGTTCTTTCTTCTTGTGAAATGATTGATCGGGCTTCAATGTCTGTCTGTACTGATAATTTGGGGTTGAAGAATCCGCTAGTTCTAAATAATGATGGGTACGAATTTTACATGCTAATTGAGACAGCAGGAAGCGAAACACGTCACGACGAAGAGAAGCTTAACCAATTTCTCGAGAAAGctatggaaaaagaaatagttAAAAATGGTACAATTGCCACGGAACCTACCAAAATTAAA aatatttgGCAACTCAGAGAACGTATCACGGAAGGTGTGATGCGAGATGGTTATGTATTCAAATATGACATTTCTGTACCGTTACCAAACTTTTACAAAACAGTCCAGGTTCTACGCGAACATCTTAAAGATCCTCGTATCAAACGAATAGCAGGATACGGTCACATTG gggATGGAAATATCCACGTGCAAGTTTCGATACCTGAATACATAGATGAAATAGCCCATCAAGTGGAaccattcatttttgaatacgTTTCTAAATTGAAAGGCAGTGTGAGTGCGGAACATGGGATTGggttcaaaaaaacaaaatttttgcatttgaGCAAAGATGAATCTGCCATCAAGTTGATGCACGAACTCAAACAAATGATGGATCCAAATCGAATTCTAAACCCGTACAAAGTCTTACCATCTTTGTGA